A portion of the Dethiobacter alkaliphilus AHT 1 genome contains these proteins:
- a CDS encoding prepilin-type N-terminal cleavage/methylation domain-containing protein, whose translation MFKQIQKARKNQKGFTLVELMVVVVIIGILVAIAVPIYNTTMTRAQDRADDANIRVLNGAVAAYVASEDNAAYSDFDGISIAHNTAGSTSPGTVTGTFPTGWTNYLETAPNPSRAGVTYTFSGTSFSK comes from the coding sequence ATGTTTAAACAAATCCAAAAAGCACGTAAGAACCAAAAAGGCTTCACACTAGTTGAACTGATGGTTGTTGTAGTTATTATTGGTATTTTGGTGGCTATTGCTGTGCCGATTTACAACACGACCATGACACGTGCACAAGATAGGGCAGATGATGCAAATATTAGAGTATTAAATGGTGCTGTTGCAGCCTATGTAGCTTCAGAGGATAATGCAGCATACTCAGATTTTGATGGAATCTCTATCGCCCACAATACTGCTGGTAGCACGAGCCCAGGTACTGTTACTGGAACTTTTCCCACTGGCTGGACAAATTATCTTGAAACAGCTCCGAACCCATCCAGGGCTGGTGTTACCTATACTTTCTCTGGAACCAGTTTCTCAAAATAA
- a CDS encoding HU family DNA-binding protein: MIKIDLARSIADTMNIHTKDADTFLTTFTEIVADSLASGEFVRLWDRRDLT, translated from the coding sequence ATGATTAAAATCGACCTAGCCCGCTCCATCGCGGACACAATGAACATCCACACCAAGGACGCAGATACCTTCCTTACTACCTTCACGGAAATTGTCGCAGACAGCCTTGCCAGCGGTGAGTTTGTACGTCTCTGGGACCGGCGTGATTTGACGTGA